The following is a genomic window from Thaumasiovibrio subtropicus.
CCACGGCCATTAAGCCATTTAAACCACGTTGATAAACCTTGTTGCCCTGAGGGAGGAATCGCAACAGTGTCCCCGTAACCTTGAGGAAGACAGCATGGCTACGGTAAATCAGCACACCCAATACTAACGTGACCACACTCAGTATCAGCGGCAAGTTAACGCCTTGCCAGATATACACCGTTTTTGGTGTCCCTTGTGGGAAAATCGCTAGACTACCAGGATCGATAACGGCATTTTGCAAGTAACCAAGCGCAAGTACAGGCACGGCAAATGACCCTACTGCGAGCAGCATTGGAGGAAGCCAAAGCCCTTTTTCATGCTCAATGGATTTCGCAGCAACACTGTGTTCATCTTTCTTGCCCAAGAAAGGCTTCAGCATCAGTAACAGTGTCATCGCCACGATCAAAGCATTCGCCAGCAAGAGAATGGCTGTCGGTACTATGCCTACTTCCAAACTCGCTTTGTAGAGATACTCTTTACTGAGGAAGCCGAGCAACGGCGGTAATCCTGCCATCGACATCGCAGAAAGCACCGCGGCAACAAAACTCAGCTTCAAAGGGTCTTTCAAGCCTGACAAACTATGCCACTGACGCGTGCCTGTCGACTTATCCACATTACCGATAACCATGAACAAAGACGCTTTATAAAAAGCATGTGCCACGATCAGAAGTAATGCCGCTGCAACCGCATACTCAGTGCCAAAGGCAAGTAATACCGTTAATTTGCCCAACGCCATGTTGGTGCTGTTTGCCAACATCAACTTGAGATCCGTTTGTCTCAAAGCCAAAAGTGCTGACCAAAAAGCAGTAATGCTACCTGCCGTTACAAGGAGATAGAACCACACATCACTGGCGGCATAGACAGGTGATAGTCGTGCCATCAAATAGATACCGGCTTTTACCATGGTTGCCGAGTGTAGATAGGCACTCACAGGTGTCGGCGCCGCCATGGCTCCCGGTAGCCAAAAATGAAATGGAAATTGGGCTGATTTGGTAAATGCGCCCAAGAGTACCAGCAGCATTGACGGCAAAAATAGCGAGTGTTCAGTGATGGTCTCGACTTGTTGCAAGATCTCAGACATCTGATAACTGCCTGCCATCTCGCCGAGCATGATCAAGCCACCCAGTAAGGCTAATCCCCCTGCGCCGGTGATAAGCATGGCTTGCAACGCGTTTTTACGGGACGTCTCATCTTCATGGTTAAAACCAATCAATAGATAAGAGGTAATGGTCGTCAGTTCCCAAAAAACAAACAGCAATAAGATGTTATCACTCAGCACCACCCCGAGCATTGAGAGCATAAACAAGGTGAGATAAAGGTGAAACGAACGCTTGTTGATCTTGCTCTTCATATAAGAGAGCGAATAGATCTGAACCAAGCAGCCGATACCTGAAATCAGAACTGCAAAAAGAAACGACAAGCCATCAATGCGAAAACTCAGATCGATGCCCATCGAAGGAACCCAAGACCAGACAAAGCTCACCCCTTGTGGTTCATAGGCGACTGCGAAGCCCAGCAATAAAGCGGCTGGAAACAGTGCATATAACCATAACAAGGGCGGCGATGCAGATGCGGATTGCTTACCTAAAGAAGGTGTTGTTGCCATAATATCCAACTTACCCAAACGTAATATCAAACACGTATGCTACTCGATTCGTTTACAACTTGCTAACCTATAACAACAAAAATCCATGTATTCTGGCGATAAAAAAGCGAATAAAAACCGCTAGTTAAAAAGAATACACTTCTTGTGACATTGTCACGATTAGGTGTGCAATTAATATACGACATGAGAGCCATATGCTTAGCCAATGCGCTAAGCGTACAAACTAGACCAATGTACCTATTGTTGACTAAGAACGAGATGACATTCTTAGACATGCGTTACTGTCGATGAATAACGATGGTCGATAGAAAC
Proteins encoded in this region:
- the mbhE gene encoding hydrogen gas-evolving membrane-bound hydrogenase subunit E, translated to MGIDLSFRIDGLSFLFAVLISGIGCLVQIYSLSYMKSKINKRSFHLYLTLFMLSMLGVVLSDNILLLFVFWELTTITSYLLIGFNHEDETSRKNALQAMLITGAGGLALLGGLIMLGEMAGSYQMSEILQQVETITEHSLFLPSMLLVLLGAFTKSAQFPFHFWLPGAMAAPTPVSAYLHSATMVKAGIYLMARLSPVYAASDVWFYLLVTAGSITAFWSALLALRQTDLKLMLANSTNMALGKLTVLLAFGTEYAVAAALLLIVAHAFYKASLFMVIGNVDKSTGTRQWHSLSGLKDPLKLSFVAAVLSAMSMAGLPPLLGFLSKEYLYKASLEVGIVPTAILLLANALIVAMTLLLMLKPFLGKKDEHSVAAKSIEHEKGLWLPPMLLAVGSFAVPVLALGYLQNAVIDPGSLAIFPQGTPKTVYIWQGVNLPLILSVVTLVLGVLIYRSHAVFLKVTGTLLRFLPQGNKVYQRGLNGLMAVANWQTGLLQHKHLSLYGLGFFTVLALLLLQPTLAVFGAVPVGVLSEIHETHFYEVALALLLVTSVAACLVARSSLLAVAALGMVGFISTLVFMLYSAPDVAKTQLLVEILVVVIVALLLRHLPSLTSVPSHSLSRRTVHAIVASVLGLAVTGILIAITHTPLDMTLSEFFAENSLPGGHGRNIVNVILVDFRAFDTLGEVVVVAMAAVACLGLFTTKNRAKNRIESIIFRSTAHIVAVLMLVFSVYLLMRGHNLPGGGFIGALIAVIGFALLMLAESAGYVRERLRYSPLKIAIFGVALALLAGAISFPLGLPFMTGLWWKEILPLGTPLLFDVGVYLAVFGAVLGILLRINEELD